Proteins co-encoded in one Perca flavescens isolate YP-PL-M2 chromosome 11, PFLA_1.0, whole genome shotgun sequence genomic window:
- the LOC114564657 gene encoding histamine N-methyltransferase: MAAESKQTCYEGSSVQSFQFYLEHSGEHEAILQCVHNILPGEFKRIGAGKSSLDVLGVGSGGGEIDAQMLTLLQSTFPAVPITADIVEGSSQLTDNFKALVAKTTNLQTIPFAWYIMHSEDYERQVKEKGDIKTFDFIHMIQMIYYVDNLADTIKFYHSLLKNNGRLMIINEAANGGWDTLWKTYKKDLCVDTIQEYRSSGEVIACLKNQGLKYEEHVIPNSFDITECFNPSSQTGKRLLNYMTANDNFYQSFSPEIRAGMLELLRNKCSTEKDGRVLFNSNMNCILVYA, encoded by the exons ATGGCTGCAGAATCAAAGCAGACTTGTTATGAGGGCAGTTCTGTCCAAAGCTTTCAGTTCTACCTGGAACATTCGGGAGAGCATGAGGCCATTCTCCAGTGTGTTCACAACATCCTGCCAGGAGAATTTAAAAG AATTGGAGCAGGTAAAAGCAGTCTGGATGTTCTTGGTGTTGGAAGCGGTGGAG GGGAAATTGATGCCCAGATGCTCACTCTACTACAGTCTACATTTCCTGCTGTCCCGATTACTGCTGACATTGTAGAGGGCAGCTCTCAGCTCACAGACAACTTCAAAG CTTTGGTAGCAAAGACCACCAACCTTCAGACGATCCCATTTGCTTGGTATATCATGCACAGTGAGGACTATGAGAGGCAAGTCaaagaaaaaggagacataAAGACTTTTGACTTCATACACATGATTCAG ATGATCTACTATGTGGATAACCTCGCTGACACCATCAAGTTCTACCATAGCCTTCTGAAGAACAATGGCAGGCTTATGATCATCAATGAAGCAG CTAACGGTGGCTGGGACACCCTGTGGAAGACATACAAGAAGGATCTCTGTGTCGACACCATCCAAGAATACCGCTCATCAGGAGAGGTAATTGCCTGCCTGAAGAACCAGGGTCTGAAATATGAGGAGCACGTGATTCCCAACAGCTTCGACATCACTGAGTGCTTCAATCCAAGCAGCCAGACTGGTAAACGTCTGCTGAATTACATGACAGCGAACGATAACTTCTACCAGTCTTTCTCCCCAGAGATCAGAGCAGGCATGTTAGAACTTCTCAGAAACAAGTGCAGCACTGAAAAAGATGGCAGGGTATTATTTAACAGTAATATGAACTGCATACTTGTTTATGCTTga